A stretch of the uncultured Cohaesibacter sp. genome encodes the following:
- a CDS encoding MTH938/NDUFAF3 family protein, with amino-acid sequence MVDAFYPGRDPIDYYGDGGFRFGDMSHQGALMFLPSGTRRWDLPDGDPFVSESFAKVLTEKDDIEILLIGTGAQIKPLDPALAGHLRGEGLKLDVMDTGAAVRTLNILLSEDRAVAAVLLPVD; translated from the coding sequence ATGGTCGACGCTTTTTATCCCGGTCGCGATCCTATCGACTATTACGGCGATGGTGGATTTCGGTTTGGCGACATGTCCCATCAGGGCGCTTTGATGTTTCTGCCAAGCGGGACCCGTCGTTGGGACTTGCCCGATGGAGATCCCTTTGTCTCTGAAAGCTTTGCCAAGGTGCTGACGGAAAAGGATGATATTGAAATCTTGCTGATTGGTACTGGCGCTCAGATCAAACCCCTTGATCCAGCTCTCGCCGGACACTTGCGTGGTGAGGGTTTGAAACTGGATGTAATGGATACTGGTGCTGCGGTTCGCACGCTGAATATCCTGTTGTCTGAAGATCGCGCTGTCGCTGCCGTGCTGTTGCCGGTGGATTGA
- a CDS encoding squalene/phytoene synthase family protein translates to MSDQQDDLTFCQSELKRLDPVRHFAGLTAPQARRADFLAFQAFLADVAAIPQRVSEPAMGEIRLTWWRDIVAESDAKESVSCGGTNIGPVASALKQIQHHYALPTAQLEPTIEARRFDLYNDPMPDMAHFETYAGETEALALMLSAKILCDESVQDLSDLCGHGAMAICLAQHLFDWPQNAERQKLFLPADAFAKHGLTQKDLLAGASEGKVTSSILALAALAEMHHARAMEALHGLPKSVRSELAPAFLRLAPAKLMIKKRKKQPMGLLRLANWRCYWSIWRLAASL, encoded by the coding sequence ATGTCGGACCAGCAAGATGACCTTACCTTTTGCCAGTCTGAATTAAAGCGGCTTGATCCTGTTCGCCACTTTGCGGGCCTGACAGCGCCGCAAGCCCGCCGCGCCGATTTCCTGGCCTTCCAGGCTTTTCTTGCCGATGTTGCGGCGATCCCCCAACGGGTCAGTGAACCCGCGATGGGAGAAATCCGACTGACATGGTGGCGGGATATTGTTGCTGAGTCAGATGCGAAGGAGAGCGTGAGCTGTGGCGGGACAAATATTGGCCCGGTGGCGTCTGCCTTGAAACAAATCCAGCATCACTATGCGCTGCCCACGGCGCAATTGGAGCCTACTATCGAAGCGCGGCGGTTTGATCTCTATAATGATCCCATGCCGGATATGGCACATTTCGAGACCTATGCCGGAGAAACAGAAGCGCTGGCCTTGATGCTGTCGGCAAAGATCCTTTGTGATGAAAGTGTGCAAGACTTGTCGGACTTGTGCGGCCATGGGGCAATGGCAATTTGCCTCGCGCAGCATCTGTTTGACTGGCCGCAGAATGCGGAGCGACAAAAGTTATTCCTTCCTGCTGATGCCTTCGCCAAACATGGTTTGACGCAAAAGGATCTGCTTGCCGGTGCATCAGAAGGCAAGGTGACTTCGAGCATTCTGGCTCTTGCTGCTTTGGCCGAGATGCATCATGCAAGGGCAATGGAGGCGTTGCACGGCTTGCCCAAGTCGGTTCGCTCCGAACTGGCCCCCGCCTTTTTGCGGCTTGCGCCTGCCAAGCTGATGATCAAGAAACGCAAGAAGCAGCCCATGGGGCTGCTTCGTTTGGCCAATTGGCGCTGTTACTGGTCGATTTGGCGGCTTGCCGCTTCGCTTTGA
- the trmFO gene encoding methylenetetrahydrofolate--tRNA-(uracil(54)-C(5))-methyltransferase (FADH(2)-oxidizing) TrmFO, translated as MQVTKPVRIIGAGLAGSEAAWQLANHGVPVILHEMRPVRSTDAHVTDHCAELVCSNSFRSDDHEANAVGLLHQEMREAQSLIISAADANAVPAGGALAVAREAFSEAVTERLSNHPLITLERGEIDALPAAEDGPCLIATGPLTSKNLSEAILAATGEESLAFYDAIAPIVHFDSINMDKAWFQSRYDKVGPSGTGADYINCGMNEAEYKAFIAAMLEAEKAEFKEWEEKAKYFDGCLPIEVMAERGIDTPRYGPMKPVGLTNPHDPDTDPYAVVQLRQDNKLGTLYNIVGFQTKMKYGAQADVFRMIPGLEEAQFARLGGIHRNTFLNSPKLLDESLRLKSMPHLRFAGQITGCEGYVESAAIGLLAGRFIAAELAGRDLTPPPETTAFGALLGHITGGHLIDSNGGQRSFQPMNVNFGLFPPVEFARRREDGSKMRGPEKQLSKKKAMTKRALEDVKDWLKKA; from the coding sequence ATGCAAGTCACAAAACCCGTTCGGATCATCGGAGCAGGCCTGGCAGGGTCGGAAGCCGCCTGGCAATTGGCCAATCATGGCGTGCCCGTGATTTTGCACGAAATGCGCCCCGTGCGGTCGACCGATGCGCACGTGACCGACCATTGCGCCGAGTTGGTTTGTTCCAACTCTTTTCGCTCCGACGACCATGAAGCAAACGCTGTGGGCCTGTTGCATCAGGAAATGCGCGAAGCCCAGTCCCTGATCATTTCCGCAGCCGACGCCAATGCCGTGCCTGCTGGCGGTGCTCTCGCGGTGGCGCGCGAAGCATTTTCAGAAGCAGTCACCGAGCGCCTGTCCAATCACCCGCTGATCACGCTGGAGCGTGGCGAAATCGATGCCTTGCCCGCAGCTGAAGACGGTCCTTGCCTCATCGCCACAGGTCCGCTGACATCGAAAAACCTGTCCGAGGCGATTTTGGCAGCAACAGGCGAGGAGTCGCTGGCCTTTTATGATGCAATCGCACCTATCGTCCACTTTGATTCCATCAATATGGACAAGGCATGGTTCCAGTCCCGCTATGACAAGGTCGGCCCCTCTGGCACCGGCGCGGACTATATCAATTGCGGCATGAATGAAGCCGAATATAAGGCCTTCATCGCCGCAATGCTGGAAGCGGAAAAAGCAGAATTCAAGGAATGGGAAGAAAAGGCCAAATATTTCGATGGCTGCCTGCCCATCGAAGTGATGGCCGAACGCGGCATCGATACCCCACGCTATGGCCCGATGAAGCCGGTGGGCCTGACCAATCCGCACGACCCGGACACCGATCCATATGCAGTGGTGCAATTGCGTCAGGACAACAAACTCGGCACGCTCTACAACATTGTCGGCTTCCAGACCAAGATGAAATATGGTGCGCAGGCAGACGTCTTTCGGATGATTCCGGGGCTCGAAGAGGCGCAATTTGCCCGCCTTGGCGGCATCCACAGGAACACGTTCCTCAATTCTCCCAAGCTGCTCGACGAAAGCCTGCGGCTGAAATCCATGCCTCATCTGCGGTTTGCCGGTCAGATCACCGGCTGCGAAGGCTATGTGGAATCGGCAGCCATCGGTCTTCTGGCTGGTCGTTTCATTGCAGCTGAACTGGCTGGCCGTGACCTGACGCCACCACCGGAGACCACCGCCTTTGGCGCTTTGCTCGGTCACATCACCGGCGGTCATCTGATCGATTCCAACGGCGGCCAGCGCTCTTTCCAGCCAATGAATGTCAATTTTGGCCTCTTCCCACCGGTCGAGTTTGCGCGCCGGCGCGAAGATGGCTCGAAAATGCGTGGGCCGGAAAAGCAATTGTCCAAGAAAAAGGCCATGACAAAACGGGCGCTGGAAGACGTCAAAGACTGGCTAAAGAAGGCATAG
- the uvrA gene encoding excinuclease ABC subunit UvrA, with protein MYKDKEKPVAQSRNSSQKMISIRGAREHNLKNVDIDIPRDQLIVMTGLSGSGKSSLAFDTIYAEGQRRYVESLSAYARQFLEMMQKPDVDQIDGLSPAISIEQKTTSRNPRSTVGTVTEIYDYMRLLYARVGIPYSPATGLPIESQTVSQMVDRVMELPEKTRFLLLAPIARGRKGEFRKELAELVKRGLTRFRIDGQMYDDGDLPTLDKKFKHDIEVVVHRMVVKEGIEKRLADSLELSLELADGLAIVELVDEKDDKGEPKRITFSEKFACPVSGFTIPEIEPRLFSFNNPFGACPTCDGLGSELQISPDLVIPDTSLSLKDGAIAPWAKGTSPFYRQTLDALAKHYDFKLTVPWIELPFKAQEVILYGTGKDKVTFVYDDGARSYKSQKPFEGVIPNLERRFRETESNWAREEIGKYQSSRPCSACDGHRLKPEALAVKLDNKHISQVSSLSIRAAARWVRDLPDTLSAKQMEIAERILKEIRERLTFLNDVGLEYLTLSRNSGTLSGGESQRIRLASQIGSGLTGVLYVLDEPSIGLHQRDNARLLETLKHLRNLGNTVIVVEHDEDAILTADHVIDVGPGAGIHGGRVVAEGTPDDIKNDPASLTGQYLSGVQVIGVDNERRKGKKGKSIKVVNARGNNLKNVTASIPLGTFTCVTGVSGGGKSTFLIDTLYKGAAMKLNRARAMPAPHDRIEGLEHVDKIIDIDQSPIGRTPRSNPATYTGAFTPIREWFAGLPESKARGYAPGRFSFNVKGGRCEACQGDGVIKIEMHFLPDVYVTCDVCKGHRYNRETLEVEFKGKSIADVLDMTVDEAADFFAAVPSVRDRMVTLQKVGLGYIKVGQQATTLSGGEAQRVKLSKELSKRSTGRTLYILDEPTTGLHFHDVAKLLEVLHELVNQGNTVIVIEHNLEVVQTADWILDLGPEGGDGGGQIVAQGTPEDVIKEENSYTGIFLKELQERRGS; from the coding sequence ATGTATAAGGATAAAGAGAAACCCGTTGCTCAATCCCGCAATTCATCTCAAAAGATGATTTCGATTCGCGGTGCGCGGGAACACAATCTCAAGAATGTCGATATAGACATCCCGCGCGATCAATTGATCGTCATGACCGGCCTGTCCGGCTCGGGTAAAAGCTCGCTGGCTTTTGATACCATCTATGCGGAAGGTCAGCGGCGCTATGTGGAATCACTTTCCGCCTATGCCCGCCAGTTCCTTGAAATGATGCAGAAGCCCGATGTCGATCAAATTGACGGCCTCTCGCCTGCCATTTCTATTGAGCAAAAGACCACCTCGCGCAATCCCCGCTCCACCGTTGGCACGGTGACCGAGATCTATGACTATATGCGCCTGCTGTATGCCCGCGTTGGCATTCCCTATTCCCCCGCAACCGGGCTGCCGATTGAGAGCCAGACCGTCAGCCAGATGGTTGATCGGGTTATGGAGCTGCCGGAAAAGACCCGGTTCCTGCTGCTCGCGCCCATTGCGCGGGGTCGCAAGGGTGAGTTTCGCAAGGAATTGGCCGAACTGGTCAAGCGCGGCCTCACCCGCTTCCGCATCGACGGGCAAATGTATGATGACGGCGATCTGCCGACGCTGGACAAGAAATTCAAGCATGATATCGAAGTCGTTGTCCACCGCATGGTCGTCAAGGAAGGCATTGAGAAACGCCTCGCCGATTCCCTAGAACTCAGTCTCGAATTGGCCGACGGGCTGGCGATTGTCGAACTGGTTGATGAGAAAGATGACAAGGGAGAGCCCAAGCGCATCACCTTCTCGGAGAAATTCGCCTGCCCGGTTTCCGGCTTCACGATTCCCGAAATCGAGCCGCGGCTATTCTCCTTCAACAACCCGTTTGGCGCTTGTCCCACCTGTGACGGTTTGGGCAGCGAGTTGCAGATCAGTCCTGATCTGGTGATCCCTGATACTTCGCTCAGCCTCAAGGACGGAGCCATCGCCCCATGGGCCAAAGGCACCTCGCCCTTCTATCGCCAGACGCTGGACGCCCTTGCAAAACATTATGATTTCAAACTGACGGTGCCTTGGATCGAGCTGCCCTTCAAGGCGCAGGAAGTGATCCTTTATGGTACCGGCAAGGACAAGGTTACCTTCGTCTATGACGACGGCGCGCGGTCCTACAAATCGCAGAAGCCATTTGAAGGCGTGATCCCCAATCTCGAACGCCGCTTTCGAGAAACCGAAAGCAATTGGGCGCGCGAGGAAATCGGAAAATACCAGTCAAGCCGTCCTTGCTCGGCCTGCGATGGCCATCGACTGAAGCCAGAAGCCTTGGCGGTCAAGCTTGATAACAAGCATATCTCGCAGGTTTCCAGCTTGTCGATCCGGGCCGCCGCGCGCTGGGTGCGCGATCTGCCGGACACGCTGAGCGCCAAACAGATGGAAATTGCCGAACGCATCTTGAAGGAAATCCGCGAGCGCCTGACCTTCCTCAACGATGTCGGTCTGGAATATCTCACCCTGTCGCGAAATTCCGGCACCCTGTCCGGCGGCGAAAGCCAGCGCATCCGCCTGGCCTCGCAAATCGGCTCCGGCCTGACCGGGGTGCTCTATGTGCTTGATGAGCCATCCATTGGCCTGCACCAGAGAGACAATGCTCGCTTGCTCGAAACCCTCAAGCATTTGCGCAATTTGGGCAACACGGTGATTGTGGTTGAGCATGATGAAGATGCCATTCTGACCGCAGATCACGTCATCGATGTCGGCCCCGGCGCGGGCATCCATGGCGGGCGCGTTGTCGCCGAGGGCACACCGGACGACATCAAGAATGACCCGGCCTCCCTGACCGGCCAATATCTTTCCGGCGTTCAGGTGATCGGCGTCGACAATGAGCGCCGCAAGGGCAAAAAGGGCAAGAGCATCAAGGTCGTCAACGCCCGGGGCAACAACCTCAAGAATGTCACGGCTTCGATTCCCTTGGGCACCTTCACCTGTGTGACCGGCGTGTCGGGAGGTGGCAAATCCACTTTCCTCATCGACACGCTCTATAAGGGCGCGGCCATGAAACTCAATCGCGCCCGCGCCATGCCCGCACCCCACGACCGGATCGAAGGTCTGGAACATGTCGACAAGATCATCGACATTGATCAATCGCCCATTGGCCGCACGCCGCGCTCCAACCCGGCCACTTATACCGGGGCCTTTACCCCGATCCGTGAATGGTTCGCCGGTCTGCCCGAATCCAAGGCCCGAGGCTATGCTCCCGGTCGTTTTTCCTTCAACGTCAAGGGCGGTCGCTGCGAAGCCTGTCAGGGTGACGGGGTCATCAAGATCGAGATGCACTTCCTGCCCGACGTCTATGTAACCTGCGACGTCTGCAAGGGGCACCGTTACAATCGCGAGACCCTTGAGGTGGAATTCAAAGGCAAATCCATCGCCGATGTGTTGGACATGACCGTCGATGAAGCCGCCGACTTCTTTGCCGCCGTGCCGTCCGTGCGCGACAGAATGGTCACCCTGCAAAAGGTTGGGCTTGGCTATATCAAGGTTGGCCAGCAGGCCACCACCCTGTCCGGTGGTGAAGCTCAGCGTGTCAAGCTATCCAAGGAATTGTCCAAACGCTCCACGGGCAGAACCCTCTATATTCTTGATGAACCAACCACCGGTCTCCATTTCCACGATGTGGCCAAATTGCTTGAAGTCCTGCACGAGTTGGTCAATCAAGGCAACACGGTGATCGTCATCGAGCATAACCTTGAAGTGGTTCAGACGGCGGACTGGATTCTCGACCTTGGCCCCGAAGGCGGCGACGGCGGTGGACAGATTGTCGCCCAAGGCACACCGGAAGACGTGATCAAGGAAGAAAACAGCTATACCGGCATCTTTCTCAAGGAGCTGCAGGAGCGTCGCGGATCATAA